Proteins from one Microcoleus sp. bin38.metabat.b11b12b14.051 genomic window:
- a CDS encoding Uma2 family endonuclease, whose amino-acid sequence MQTETKPTVFELNQLIIPPGNKIKLQNVSWEMYEAILDELGEGYALRLTYYQQTLEIRMPLPKHEKAKSLIGDFVKLLLEELNIDCDVLGSTTFKSKEMQSGVEPDDCFYIQNEAVIRGKDKIDLTVDPPPDLAIEIDNSSQTSLSSYQALKVPELWRYDGRILKIYLLQDGKYVESDNSQNFPDFPIIDVIPQYIDRSNAQGRSPTIRAFRAWVKEQLQTKHG is encoded by the coding sequence ATGCAAACAGAAACCAAACCAACAGTATTTGAACTGAATCAACTAATTATCCCACCCGGCAATAAAATAAAGTTACAAAATGTTAGCTGGGAAATGTACGAAGCTATCCTAGACGAGCTAGGGGAAGGTTACGCACTTCGACTTACTTATTACCAACAAACACTGGAAATCAGGATGCCACTACCAAAACATGAAAAAGCTAAATCACTAATTGGTGATTTTGTTAAGTTACTGCTGGAAGAACTTAATATTGATTGTGATGTTTTAGGTTCCACTACCTTCAAAAGCAAAGAGATGCAAAGTGGTGTAGAACCTGATGATTGTTTCTACATTCAGAACGAAGCGGTTATTAGAGGTAAGGATAAAATAGATTTAACAGTAGATCCGCCTCCCGATTTGGCGATCGAGATTGACAACTCTTCACAAACCAGTCTGAGCAGCTATCAAGCTTTGAAAGTGCCGGAACTTTGGAGATATGACGGGCGAATCCTGAAAATCTATCTGCTTCAAGATGGAAAATATGTTGAGTCTGATAACAGCCAAAATTTCCCCGACTTTCCCATTATTGATGTAATTCCCCAATATATCGATCGCAGCAACGCCCAAGGCAGAAGCCCAACAATCAGAGCATTTCGAGCTTGGGTAAAAGAACAACTACAAACCAAACACGGCTAG
- the dxr gene encoding 1-deoxy-D-xylulose-5-phosphate reductoisomerase: protein MKAITLLGSTGSIGTQTLDIVAQYPDKFRIVGLTAGRNVSLLAQQIRQFQPEIVAICDEDKLQELQEAIADIDPQPILLAGESGVVEVAKYGDAEAVVTGIVGCAGLLPTIAAIKAGKDIALANKETLIAGGPVVNPLIEKYGVKVLPADSEHSAIFQCLQGIPAGGLRRIILTASGGSFRDLPIDKLAGVTVADALKHPNWSMGQKITIDSATLMNKGLEVIEAHYLFGMDYDDIDIVIHPQSIIHSLIELQDTSVLAQLGWPDMRLPLLYALSWPERIHTDWPQLDLVKSGDLTFREPDHEKYPCMQLAYAAGRAGGSMPAVLNAANEQAVALFLDEKITFLDIPKLIEKVCDKHQADNCETPALDDIIAADKWARQEVLTGSVELGDRILSVR from the coding sequence GTGAAAGCGATAACTCTTCTCGGCTCCACAGGCTCCATCGGGACTCAAACTCTGGACATTGTAGCTCAATACCCCGATAAATTTCGGATTGTCGGGTTAACCGCGGGACGAAATGTCAGCTTGCTAGCACAGCAAATTCGCCAGTTTCAACCGGAAATTGTCGCGATTTGCGACGAAGATAAATTACAGGAATTGCAGGAGGCGATCGCAGATATCGACCCTCAACCTATTTTACTTGCTGGCGAGTCAGGCGTTGTCGAAGTTGCCAAATACGGCGACGCTGAAGCCGTAGTCACGGGAATAGTTGGCTGTGCGGGTTTGCTGCCAACAATTGCCGCTATCAAAGCAGGCAAAGATATCGCCTTAGCCAATAAAGAAACATTAATCGCAGGCGGCCCCGTTGTCAACCCCCTGATCGAAAAATATGGGGTTAAAGTATTGCCGGCAGACTCAGAACATTCGGCAATTTTTCAATGCCTCCAAGGCATACCGGCGGGCGGCTTGCGGCGAATTATTCTCACTGCTTCGGGTGGTTCTTTTCGAGATTTGCCGATCGACAAATTAGCAGGAGTAACAGTCGCCGACGCTTTAAAACATCCGAATTGGTCGATGGGGCAGAAAATCACTATTGATTCTGCTACTTTGATGAATAAAGGATTAGAAGTAATTGAGGCTCATTACTTGTTCGGTATGGATTATGACGACATTGATATTGTCATCCATCCCCAGAGTATAATACACTCATTAATTGAGCTGCAAGATACGTCTGTTTTGGCACAATTGGGCTGGCCGGATATGCGGTTGCCGCTGCTGTACGCTTTGTCTTGGCCGGAGCGAATTCATACAGATTGGCCGCAGCTAGATTTGGTAAAATCTGGTGATTTGACTTTCCGAGAACCAGACCACGAAAAGTATCCTTGTATGCAGTTAGCCTATGCGGCGGGACGTGCGGGCGGTTCGATGCCTGCGGTACTGAATGCGGCAAACGAACAGGCGGTAGCGCTATTTTTGGATGAGAAAATTACGTTTTTGGATATTCCGAAGTTAATCGAGAAGGTATGCGATAAACATCAAGCCGACAACTGTGAAACTCCTGCTTTAGATGATATTATAGCGGCCGATAAGTGGGCGCGGCAGGAAGTTTTGACAGGAAGTGTTGAATTGGGCGATCGCATTCTTTCGGTTCGCTAA
- a CDS encoding phosphoribosyltransferase — MSDLYISWSEYHRKIENLAVKIDESSWKFDRIVCLARGGLRVGDTLSRIFDKPLAILAASSYGGAEGKVRRAIEFAPNLTMVGDNLGSRILLVDDLVDSGISLEQGIVWLQNRYGADIREIRTAVLWYKACSVAKPDYYVDYLADNPWIHQPFEIYEKMSAADLTAQVGS, encoded by the coding sequence ATGAGCGACCTTTACATTTCTTGGTCTGAGTACCATCGCAAAATTGAGAATTTGGCTGTAAAGATTGATGAATCTAGCTGGAAATTCGATCGCATTGTCTGTCTGGCGAGGGGAGGGCTGCGGGTGGGCGATACTCTGTCGCGGATTTTCGACAAACCTCTGGCGATTTTAGCGGCCTCGTCCTATGGTGGGGCCGAGGGAAAAGTCCGGCGGGCGATCGAGTTTGCGCCTAATTTGACAATGGTGGGCGATAATTTGGGCAGTCGCATTCTGCTAGTTGACGATTTGGTAGATTCGGGAATTAGTTTGGAGCAAGGTATCGTTTGGCTGCAAAACCGCTACGGCGCAGATATTCGCGAAATTCGGACTGCTGTGCTTTGGTACAAGGCTTGTTCTGTGGCGAAACCAGATTATTATGTAGATTATTTGGCGGATAATCCTTGGATTCACCAACCTTTTGAAATCTACGAAAAGATGAGTGCGGCTGATTTGACTGCGCAAGTAGGGAGTTAG
- a CDS encoding DUF2079 domain-containing protein — MQNSSENLVISGEESRSAVAEKLPAAKIFPPPSVIGMAGVAAAILFLCSSWRHALFQSTAWDLGIFDQAIYLISQGKPPISSFLGFHILGDHASWIFYILALLYKINPDVRWLLAVQAVALAAGALPVWSLASLAGINHKKSAALAAVYLLYPVVFNINLFDFHPEVIALPAILWAILAARLSQPWQFCAAVMLILGCKGVLALTVVAMGLWLLLFDCESLSGREKKVKRAIPYGIAPLHALFAIIIGTAWFLMVTQAIIPGFKGAESGGVGRYAYLGNSVLEIAGNLLLKPGLVLGKILSFETLKYLFLLILPVFWGLSPRHLTPLVGAVPTLVLNVLSQEPFQRSLAYQYSLPIIPFLLLAVIAKEEGRSKKEEGRGKKEEEEEEEIPITNYQLPIPNLKAPKTVIIWSLILFLFLGESKDFWLYLNRADTVQAAREAVSQIQPQASVLTDNRLAAHLAHRSTIKALSQISSEADAVNFDFVLLNLRHPWPDTQEMGDRAANYLKKSRNFKLQYQKDDVLLFQKIGENR; from the coding sequence ATGCAAAACTCCTCTGAAAATCTTGTAATTTCCGGTGAAGAAAGCCGCAGCGCAGTTGCGGAAAAATTACCCGCAGCTAAAATATTTCCGCCGCCGAGTGTAATTGGGATGGCTGGTGTGGCTGCTGCAATTTTATTTTTATGCAGCAGTTGGCGGCACGCTTTGTTTCAATCAACCGCTTGGGACTTAGGAATTTTTGACCAAGCTATCTATTTAATTAGCCAGGGAAAGCCGCCGATTTCGTCTTTTTTGGGGTTTCACATTCTGGGCGATCACGCAAGTTGGATCTTCTATATTTTAGCATTATTATATAAAATAAATCCCGATGTTCGCTGGCTTTTAGCCGTGCAAGCTGTGGCTTTAGCTGCGGGTGCTTTGCCTGTTTGGAGTTTGGCAAGTTTGGCTGGTATTAACCACAAAAAATCGGCGGCGCTGGCAGCGGTTTACTTGCTTTATCCGGTGGTTTTTAACATTAATTTGTTTGATTTTCACCCGGAAGTTATCGCTTTACCCGCTATTTTGTGGGCGATTTTGGCGGCGCGTTTGAGTCAACCTTGGCAGTTTTGTGCGGCGGTGATGTTGATTCTGGGCTGCAAGGGTGTTTTGGCTTTGACTGTGGTGGCGATGGGTTTGTGGCTGCTGCTATTTGATTGCGAAAGTTTGTCAGGGCGGGAAAAAAAGGTGAAAAGGGCGATTCCCTACGGGATAGCTCCGCTTCACGCACTTTTTGCTATTATCATCGGCACAGCATGGTTTTTGATGGTGACTCAAGCCATTATTCCGGGTTTTAAGGGCGCTGAATCCGGCGGCGTCGGGCGCTATGCTTATCTGGGAAATTCGGTATTAGAAATTGCCGGAAATTTGCTATTAAAGCCTGGGTTAGTTTTAGGTAAAATTTTATCATTTGAAACTTTAAAATATCTGTTTTTATTGATTTTACCTGTATTTTGGGGGCTGTCGCCTCGCCATTTAACGCCTCTGGTTGGTGCGGTGCCGACTTTGGTTTTGAATGTGCTTTCCCAAGAACCTTTTCAGCGCAGCTTGGCTTATCAGTATTCGTTGCCGATAATTCCATTTTTGTTGTTAGCAGTTATTGCGAAGGAAGAAGGAAGAAGTAAGAAGGAAGAAGGAAGAGGGAAGAAGGAAGAAGAAGAAGAAGAAGAAATACCGATTACCAATTACCAATTACCGATTCCCAATTTGAAAGCGCCAAAAACAGTTATTATTTGGTCATTAATACTTTTCTTGTTTTTGGGCGAGTCAAAAGATTTTTGGCTGTATCTCAATCGCGCCGATACTGTACAAGCGGCGCGGGAAGCTGTGAGTCAAATTCAGCCGCAAGCTAGCGTTTTAACCGACAACCGACTGGCTGCTCACTTGGCTCACCGGTCAACAATTAAGGCACTTTCGCAGATTTCTTCCGAGGCGGATGCGGTGAATTTTGACTTTGTACTGTTGAATTTGCGCCATCCGTGGCCCGATACGCAGGAAATGGGCGATCGCGCGGCAAATTACCTCAAAAAATCTCGCAACTTTAAATTACAATATCAAAAAGATGATGTTTTGCTATTTCAAAAAATTGGTGAAAATCGATAA